A window of Metabacillus sp. B2-18 contains these coding sequences:
- a CDS encoding (Fe-S)-binding protein, which translates to MKVSLFITCLADVFYSNVGKHTVELLEKLGCEVDFPEQQTCCGQPAYNSGYHKETKEVAKHMIRTFEKSDYVVGPSGSCVAMLREYSHLFKDEPVWIEKAEKLADKSYELTQFIVDVLKVENVNASLPACATYHKSCHMTRLLGVKDAPGKLLEQVEGLEVKPLPNSHDCCGFGGTFSVKMVPISEQMVDEKVRHVEETGAEVLIGADCGCLMNIGGRINRKGKPIKVMHIAEVLNSEVKQDGHENK; encoded by the coding sequence ATGAAGGTCTCTCTTTTTATTACATGTCTTGCCGATGTGTTTTATTCCAATGTTGGTAAGCATACTGTAGAGCTTTTAGAAAAACTCGGTTGTGAAGTGGATTTTCCAGAGCAACAAACTTGCTGTGGACAGCCTGCCTATAATAGCGGATATCATAAGGAAACTAAAGAAGTGGCTAAGCATATGATTCGGACGTTTGAAAAATCAGATTATGTTGTAGGTCCTTCAGGGTCTTGTGTAGCGATGCTTCGTGAATATAGTCATTTGTTTAAAGATGAACCGGTTTGGATAGAAAAAGCAGAAAAATTAGCGGATAAATCTTACGAATTGACACAATTTATTGTTGATGTGTTAAAAGTAGAAAACGTGAATGCTAGTTTACCAGCTTGTGCAACTTATCATAAATCCTGCCATATGACACGCTTACTCGGAGTAAAAGATGCTCCAGGAAAGCTTTTAGAACAGGTAGAAGGTTTGGAAGTAAAACCTCTTCCTAATAGTCATGATTGCTGTGGATTTGGTGGGACATTCTCAGTGAAAATGGTCCCTATTTCAGAGCAAATGGTAGATGAAAAGGTTCGACATGTTGAAGAAACAGGTGCTGAAGTGCTCATTGGCGCTGATTGTGGCTGCTTAATGAATATCGGAGGAAGAATTAATCGTAAAGGTAAACCTATTAAGGTGATGCATATAGCAGAAGTATTGAATAGTGAGGTGAAGCAAGATGGCCATGAAAATAAGTGA
- a CDS encoding heparinase II/III family protein: protein MTVSAEQLSSFIDTNKPLLLFSSKEEQYQWFKSIKSKQSFQSLLDEIKVEAEMLGKEPLRELSFFDFTRFRDTGSRLEYEKHYFNKRKRLNTFAIMCLLEPDKSEYLKELHEVIWSICNEYSWCLPAHLKDRPEMLEEIDFLKLTEQQGYTIDLFSAETAFALSEIYRLTEDVLDPLIKKRILQEVHNRIFTPFQLQAYFWETSTHNWAAVCAGSIGAAALHLLNDQQLLADILERVMNSLQYYLKGFNDDGGCLEGYGYWQYGFGFYVYFADLLKVKTAGNVDLFNNEKVHRIALFQQKCFINKKKVVNFSDSTEEATVFLGLSHYLNNLYPDIELPKSELRASYVEDHCSRWAPAIRNLLWFDESKRGQEWKDATYYLNDSHWLISRDKGFVFACKGGHNDEPHNHNDIGHFILQAKGETFLKDLGSGMYCEAYFSEKRYEFLCNGSQGHSVPIINNQLQKDGPKYCARILDQLQQDEEDMLEMDLAKAYEVPELNSLVRRFVWKKVNKPELVLTDTYTFSSTPDSVVERFITPVLSLSYESDGIVLSGDQRLKISYDSSQLDLTVHEKDFLNHFGEKEAFYQLDFSVKSLSQLCRVEFEFFFL, encoded by the coding sequence TTGACAGTATCAGCTGAGCAACTAAGTAGTTTTATAGATACTAATAAACCATTGCTACTGTTTTCATCAAAAGAGGAGCAGTATCAATGGTTTAAATCTATAAAAAGCAAACAGTCATTTCAGTCATTGCTTGATGAGATAAAAGTTGAAGCTGAAATGTTAGGGAAAGAGCCACTTAGGGAATTGTCGTTTTTTGACTTTACTCGTTTCAGAGATACAGGTTCAAGACTAGAGTACGAAAAACACTACTTCAACAAAAGAAAAAGATTAAATACGTTTGCTATTATGTGCCTTCTTGAACCTGACAAATCAGAATATTTAAAAGAGCTTCATGAAGTGATTTGGAGTATTTGTAATGAATATAGTTGGTGTTTACCTGCCCATTTAAAAGATCGTCCGGAGATGTTAGAGGAAATTGATTTCTTAAAATTAACTGAACAGCAAGGCTATACGATTGATTTGTTTTCTGCTGAAACAGCTTTTGCTCTTAGTGAAATTTATCGGCTAACAGAAGATGTGCTTGATCCACTAATCAAAAAAAGAATTCTACAGGAAGTACACAACAGAATCTTTACACCTTTTCAACTTCAGGCTTATTTCTGGGAAACATCTACACATAACTGGGCTGCAGTTTGTGCTGGTTCAATTGGCGCAGCTGCTTTACATCTGTTAAATGATCAGCAGCTATTAGCAGATATTTTAGAGCGTGTCATGAATAGCCTTCAATATTATTTAAAAGGATTTAATGATGATGGTGGATGTTTAGAAGGGTACGGATATTGGCAATACGGGTTTGGTTTTTATGTTTATTTTGCAGATTTACTAAAGGTAAAAACAGCAGGTAACGTAGATTTATTTAATAATGAAAAAGTCCATCGAATTGCCCTCTTTCAACAAAAATGTTTTATAAATAAAAAGAAAGTAGTGAACTTTTCTGATTCAACCGAAGAAGCGACGGTTTTTCTTGGACTTAGTCATTATTTAAATAACCTATATCCAGATATAGAATTGCCTAAATCTGAACTTCGAGCTTCATATGTTGAAGACCATTGCAGCAGATGGGCGCCAGCTATTCGCAATTTGCTTTGGTTTGATGAAAGTAAGAGAGGGCAGGAATGGAAGGATGCAACCTATTATTTAAACGATTCTCATTGGCTTATTTCGAGGGATAAGGGCTTTGTTTTTGCCTGTAAAGGTGGTCACAATGACGAACCTCATAATCATAATGATATCGGTCACTTTATACTACAAGCTAAAGGAGAAACCTTCCTGAAAGATTTAGGAAGTGGCATGTATTGTGAAGCCTATTTTAGCGAAAAGAGATATGAGTTTTTATGTAACGGTTCGCAAGGACATTCGGTACCAATTATTAATAATCAATTGCAAAAAGACGGACCTAAATATTGTGCGAGAATACTAGATCAGCTTCAGCAGGATGAAGAAGATATGTTAGAAATGGACTTGGCAAAGGCATATGAAGTTCCGGAGTTAAATAGCTTGGTAAGGAGGTTTGTTTGGAAGAAAGTGAATAAACCTGAGTTAGTGTTAACAGACACATATACTTTTTCTTCAACACCAGATTCAGTTGTAGAACGATTCATCACTCCTGTTTTATCCTTATCTTATGAATCTGATGGAATTGTATTATCTGGTGACCAAAGATTGAAAATATCATATGACTCTAGCCAACTTGACTTAACAGTGCACGAAAAAGATTTTCTTAATCATTTTGGTGAAAAGGAAGCGTTTTATCAGCTGGATTTTTCTGTGAAGAGTCTGAGTCAATTGTGTCGGGTGGAGTTTGAATTCTTCTTTTTATAA
- a CDS encoding HD-GYP domain-containing protein: MLSYDGNSFLKSKKGVFSLKSIWSSLLEKTLFFRWLLLIMISSYLYCEHYLPQSEITFLCYLLTIAIGALAFRKMVIHLLYSGLLSGYGEVNHEKFNLHMFLFHWFTAFIICTVLVLVIEKYFNEKRNNIDLITTLAKFLDSRDHYTAFHSQNVAYYSKKIAEEMKLPKSVCENIYYGGLLHDIGKIGVPESILNKPSRLTDGEFKHIKAHPEAGFQLVKHIKRFEQSGILHMILYHHERYDGKGYPHGLKGMEIPLEARIMAVADSFDAMTSRRVYRKHIVKLEDAVEEIRKNKGTQFDPEVVTAFLQSVKKQGFDLKNDREKELNNHILESVVL; encoded by the coding sequence ATGCTAAGTTATGATGGCAATTCTTTTTTAAAGAGTAAGAAAGGTGTGTTTTCTTTGAAATCTATCTGGTCAAGTTTATTAGAAAAAACGTTGTTCTTTCGATGGCTACTTCTTATCATGATTTCCTCTTACCTTTATTGTGAACACTATTTACCTCAAAGTGAGATAACTTTTCTATGCTATCTGCTTACAATTGCGATTGGTGCGTTAGCATTTAGAAAAATGGTCATTCATCTTTTATACAGCGGCTTACTTTCTGGATATGGAGAGGTGAATCACGAAAAGTTTAATCTCCATATGTTTCTTTTTCATTGGTTTACTGCTTTTATTATTTGTACAGTCTTGGTTTTAGTCATCGAAAAATACTTTAATGAGAAAAGAAATAATATTGATCTTATAACAACTCTAGCAAAATTTTTAGATTCAAGAGATCATTACACCGCTTTTCATTCTCAAAATGTTGCTTATTATTCCAAGAAAATTGCTGAGGAAATGAAGCTACCTAAAAGTGTTTGTGAAAATATTTACTATGGTGGCCTCCTCCATGATATCGGTAAAATAGGTGTACCGGAGTCCATTTTAAATAAGCCTTCAAGATTAACTGACGGAGAATTTAAACATATAAAGGCGCATCCAGAAGCTGGTTTTCAGCTTGTTAAACATATAAAACGCTTTGAACAAAGCGGGATTTTACATATGATACTATACCACCATGAACGATATGATGGAAAAGGGTATCCGCACGGCTTAAAAGGAATGGAAATACCATTAGAAGCAAGAATCATGGCTGTTGCAGATTCATTCGACGCAATGACATCCAGACGTGTATATAGAAAACACATAGTTAAGTTAGAAGATGCTGTAGAGGAAATTCGCAAAAACAAAGGAACTCAATTTGATCCGGAGGTTGTTACGGCATTTTTACAATCAGTGAAAAAACAGGGATTTGATTTAAAAAACGATCGAGAGAAAGAACTGAATAATCATATATTAGAAAGTGTTGTTTTGTAA
- a CDS encoding bifunctional aldolase/short-chain dehydrogenase translates to MVQSLWNKEKAASLSQGVEELVYRSNLIGSDRAVCNWGGGNTSMKTIEKDFRGRDVEVMYVKGSGSDLATMKAHNFTGLRMEDIRPLIERDEMSDEEMVAYLAHCMIDSKHPRASIETLLHAFLPFKHVDHTHPDAIIGLCCADNGRQIAEEIYGDRFVWVPYVRPGFTLSKMIAEGVKNNPNAELVLMEKHGLVVWGETAEESYEKTISVINEAEQYIQARLVEENVFGGQKFEALSEEDRKNVLAQVMPVIRGAVSEEKKMLLTYDDAEDVLQFVNSNNAKELSQVGAACPDHLVHTKMTPLFIDWNPQTEDVASLVEKVKAGIESFKEEYKTYFERNKNEGDKISETAPRVILIPGIGMVNTGKNIPMANVSGALYHRAIAVMKRSTTLGNFVSLNENESFNVEYWPLELYKLSLAPAEAEFSRQVAFVTGGAGGIGSETCRQFVAEGAHVVIADLNLEGAQKVAAEINEQYGEGRALAVKMDVTSEEAVQEAFKQSALTYGGVDIIVNNAGLATSSPFDETTLKEWNLNMNVLGTGYFLVAREAFKQMKSQGTGGNMVFIGSKNSVYAGKNAAAYSSVKAMETHLARCIAAEGGEFGIRVNSVLPDAVLQGSSIWGSSWREERAAAYGIHPDQLEEHYRKRTTLLVNIYPKDIAQSILFFASSKSDRTTGCMLTVDGGVPAAFTR, encoded by the coding sequence GTGGTACAAAGTTTATGGAATAAAGAAAAAGCAGCTTCATTATCTCAAGGAGTAGAAGAGCTAGTATATCGCTCTAATTTAATTGGTTCAGATCGTGCTGTATGTAACTGGGGTGGCGGGAATACGTCAATGAAAACAATTGAAAAAGATTTCCGTGGCCGTGATGTAGAAGTGATGTACGTTAAAGGTAGTGGATCAGATTTAGCGACAATGAAAGCACACAACTTCACTGGTTTAAGAATGGAAGATATTCGTCCATTAATCGAACGTGACGAAATGTCAGATGAAGAAATGGTTGCTTATCTTGCACATTGCATGATCGACAGCAAGCATCCACGTGCATCAATTGAAACTCTATTACACGCATTCTTACCGTTCAAGCATGTTGACCACACACATCCAGACGCAATCATTGGTCTTTGCTGTGCAGACAATGGTCGTCAAATTGCTGAAGAAATTTACGGAGACCGTTTTGTTTGGGTACCATATGTACGCCCAGGATTCACACTTTCAAAAATGATCGCAGAAGGTGTTAAAAACAATCCAAACGCAGAATTAGTATTAATGGAAAAACACGGTCTTGTTGTTTGGGGAGAAACAGCTGAAGAAAGCTATGAAAAAACGATTTCTGTTATTAATGAAGCAGAACAATATATTCAAGCTAGATTAGTAGAAGAAAATGTATTTGGTGGACAAAAATTCGAAGCACTTTCTGAAGAAGATCGCAAAAACGTTTTAGCACAAGTTATGCCAGTTATCCGTGGTGCGGTTAGCGAAGAAAAGAAAATGCTATTAACTTATGATGATGCAGAAGATGTTCTACAATTTGTAAACAGCAATAATGCTAAAGAATTATCACAAGTTGGTGCAGCATGTCCAGATCACTTAGTTCATACAAAAATGACACCATTATTCATTGACTGGAATCCACAAACTGAAGATGTTGCTAGCTTAGTAGAAAAAGTAAAAGCTGGAATCGAAAGCTTTAAAGAAGAATACAAAACATACTTTGAGAGAAACAAAAACGAAGGTGACAAAATTTCTGAAACAGCTCCACGTGTTATTTTAATTCCTGGTATCGGAATGGTAAACACAGGTAAAAACATCCCAATGGCTAACGTAAGTGGTGCTTTATATCATCGTGCAATTGCAGTTATGAAACGTTCTACAACTCTAGGAAACTTTGTTTCTTTAAACGAAAACGAGTCATTCAATGTTGAATACTGGCCATTAGAGCTTTACAAATTATCTTTAGCTCCAGCAGAAGCTGAGTTCTCAAGACAAGTAGCATTTGTAACAGGTGGTGCTGGTGGTATCGGTAGTGAAACTTGCCGTCAATTTGTAGCAGAAGGTGCTCATGTTGTGATCGCAGACCTTAACCTTGAAGGTGCTCAAAAGGTAGCAGCAGAAATCAATGAGCAATACGGAGAAGGTCGCGCTTTAGCTGTAAAAATGGATGTTACGAGTGAAGAAGCGGTACAAGAAGCATTCAAGCAATCTGCTCTAACATACGGTGGTGTTGACATTATCGTAAACAATGCAGGTTTAGCAACTTCAAGCCCATTTGATGAAACAACATTAAAAGAGTGGAACTTAAACATGAACGTTCTAGGAACTGGTTATTTCTTAGTAGCTCGTGAGGCGTTCAAACAAATGAAATCACAAGGTACTGGTGGAAACATGGTCTTTATCGGTTCTAAAAACTCTGTATATGCAGGTAAAAATGCAGCAGCATACAGCTCTGTTAAAGCTATGGAAACTCATCTTGCAAGATGTATTGCAGCAGAAGGTGGAGAATTTGGAATCCGCGTAAACTCTGTTCTTCCTGATGCAGTACTTCAAGGATCTTCCATTTGGGGATCAAGCTGGAGAGAAGAACGTGCAGCAGCATACGGTATTCACCCGGATCAATTAGAAGAGCACTATCGTAAACGTACAACATTACTAGTGAACATTTATCCAAAAGATATTGCACAATCCATTCTATTCTTCGCTTCATCTAAATCAGACAGAACAACTGGATGTATGTTAACAGTTGATGGTGGAGTGCCAGCAGCATTTACTAGATAA
- a CDS encoding carbohydrate-binding domain-containing protein, which yields MKLLKVASLLMSSTLLFACANNSTTGTTNSTTTETASSDIGELNTLISESVSYKDDDYYTNYEEENPTYIELKGSDVSFDSNASVLYSVNTLTIKTGGTYVLSGNLENGQIVVDAEDKNTVRLVLNGVTIGSSTSSAIYVLNAEKTTISLVEGTENVINDASEYVYENSSEDEPNSAIYSKDDFTINGTGKLIVHGNYNNGISSNDKLKITGGDIQIDAVDDGIIGRDLVAVKEGTVTIDAGGDGIRSTNDEDESKGSIVIEGGTYDIASENDGVQSVASLLISEGTFNITSGGGSPETITVANDMMGKMRGQGEATTTTTTTTTTTTESESYKGLKAVTDIVVGGGTFTIDSKDDAVHSNNTITLAGGDLTIASGDDGIHADTSLVTSGGNIEVTKSYEGMESQLITINGGDINLTTSDDGINVGGGNDGSGMDIHSASENNLLQINGGHIVVNAEGDGLDSNGYIEMTDGTVLVNGPTGNGNGSLDYGGSFTMSGGFLVAAGSSGMLQAIAEDSTQNGILMTYPEAQVAGTIIHLEDSEGNNILNFAPAKDYQAVFISSPQLTKESSYSLYSGGTAIGEEVDGLYTNGEYEAGTKIVDFTIADTVTWLNESGVTTAQSSGGPGGFGGGAGGTGERPQMGSRGDMFADMDEETREEVEAIMEQQRSGEITQEEAQAQLEELGVEIPMMGERPQMNEN from the coding sequence ATGAAGCTTTTAAAAGTAGCCTCACTTCTAATGTCATCAACACTATTATTTGCATGTGCAAATAATTCAACAACAGGCACAACTAATAGCACAACAACAGAAACAGCAAGTTCAGACATAGGAGAACTTAACACTTTAATTAGTGAATCTGTTTCCTATAAAGACGATGACTACTATACGAACTATGAAGAAGAAAATCCAACATACATTGAATTAAAAGGCTCTGATGTAAGCTTTGATTCAAATGCATCGGTTCTCTATTCAGTTAATACCTTAACAATTAAAACAGGTGGTACTTATGTGTTAAGCGGAAATTTGGAAAACGGTCAAATCGTTGTAGATGCGGAAGATAAAAATACAGTAAGGCTTGTGTTAAACGGAGTTACGATCGGTTCCTCAACAAGCTCAGCCATATATGTTCTTAACGCTGAAAAAACAACCATTTCTCTAGTTGAAGGAACAGAAAATGTCATAAATGATGCATCTGAATATGTTTATGAAAATTCATCTGAAGACGAGCCTAACTCAGCCATTTATAGTAAAGACGATTTTACGATAAATGGAACAGGTAAACTTATCGTTCATGGAAATTATAATAATGGAATTTCTAGTAACGATAAACTAAAGATTACAGGTGGAGATATACAGATTGATGCTGTTGATGATGGCATAATTGGACGAGACCTTGTTGCAGTAAAAGAAGGAACAGTAACAATTGATGCAGGAGGAGATGGAATAAGGTCTACTAATGATGAAGATGAATCAAAAGGTTCTATTGTCATTGAAGGGGGCACTTACGATATTGCATCAGAAAATGATGGAGTACAATCTGTTGCTTCATTATTAATATCAGAAGGTACTTTTAACATTACGTCTGGTGGCGGAAGTCCTGAAACAATAACAGTTGCTAACGATATGATGGGTAAAATGCGTGGACAAGGTGAAGCGACAACAACTACAACAACTACAACAACTACTACCACTGAATCCGAAAGTTATAAGGGATTAAAAGCTGTTACAGATATAGTGGTTGGTGGAGGAACATTTACAATTGATTCAAAAGATGATGCTGTACACAGTAACAATACAATAACCCTAGCTGGCGGGGACTTAACGATAGCCTCTGGGGATGATGGAATTCATGCAGACACTTCGCTTGTCACATCAGGTGGAAATATTGAAGTTACGAAAAGTTATGAAGGCATGGAAAGTCAGCTAATCACAATCAATGGTGGAGACATAAACCTCACAACAAGTGATGACGGCATTAATGTCGGTGGAGGGAATGATGGTTCTGGTATGGATATACACTCAGCCTCTGAAAATAACCTGTTACAAATTAATGGTGGTCATATTGTTGTGAATGCTGAAGGTGATGGCCTCGATTCAAATGGATATATTGAAATGACAGATGGAACGGTTCTTGTAAATGGTCCTACAGGAAATGGGAATGGATCGCTTGATTATGGTGGAAGTTTTACGATGAGCGGTGGATTTTTAGTAGCAGCTGGAAGTTCTGGCATGCTGCAAGCTATTGCAGAAGATTCTACACAAAATGGAATTTTAATGACATATCCAGAAGCGCAAGTAGCTGGAACGATCATTCACCTGGAAGATAGTGAAGGGAACAATATCCTAAATTTTGCTCCGGCTAAAGACTATCAAGCAGTATTCATTAGTTCACCACAATTAACGAAGGAAAGCTCATATTCTCTTTATTCAGGAGGAACAGCTATTGGAGAAGAAGTAGATGGACTATACACAAATGGTGAATATGAAGCAGGAACCAAAATAGTTGATTTCACGATTGCTGATACTGTAACTTGGTTAAATGAATCGGGAGTGACAACTGCACAAAGCTCGGGAGGTCCAGGTGGCTTTGGTGGAGGTGCCGGTGGAACAGGAGAAAGACCGCAAATGGGTAGTCGAGGAGACATGTTTGCAGACATGGATGAAGAAACAAGAGAAGAAGTAGAAGCAATTATGGAACAACAAAGATCAGGTGAAATTACTCAAGAAGAAGCTCAAGCTCAGCTAGAAGAGCTAGGCGTGGAGATCCCAATGATGGGTGAGCGACCACAAATGAATGAAAACTAA
- a CDS encoding LutC/YkgG family protein, with protein MAEGQIHHRDFFLSTVAEKLGRERRKTVTKPQWTTTPQFEVLKDASQDELVEVLKKHCEVIHTQFIETSSDKLTEKIRGVFEQYEVASVVTWEDERHKEFGLAENLLDKLPQENIDVHIWDPALKEKNIEAAEKADVGITFSDITLAESGTVVLFSSENKGRSVSLLPKTYIAIVPKSTLVPRMTQATAYINKQVKEGKNISSCIDFITGPSNSADIELNLIVGVHGPIKATYILVDE; from the coding sequence ATGGCAGAAGGACAAATTCATCATCGAGATTTCTTTCTTAGTACGGTTGCTGAAAAACTAGGAAGAGAAAGAAGAAAAACAGTCACAAAACCACAATGGACAACAACCCCTCAGTTTGAAGTGTTAAAAGATGCATCACAGGATGAATTAGTGGAAGTACTTAAAAAGCATTGTGAAGTCATTCATACTCAGTTTATTGAAACGAGCTCGGACAAACTAACAGAGAAAATTCGTGGAGTTTTTGAACAGTACGAAGTAGCTAGTGTTGTTACATGGGAAGATGAACGTCATAAAGAGTTTGGGTTAGCAGAAAATCTATTAGACAAACTTCCCCAAGAAAATATTGATGTTCATATTTGGGATCCTGCTCTTAAAGAGAAAAATATTGAAGCAGCTGAAAAAGCAGATGTGGGCATCACTTTTAGTGACATCACGCTTGCAGAATCTGGGACAGTTGTGCTATTTAGCAGTGAAAACAAAGGAAGATCTGTTAGCTTATTACCGAAAACGTATATTGCCATTGTTCCAAAGAGCACATTAGTCCCTAGAATGACGCAAGCAACTGCGTATATTAACAAACAAGTTAAAGAAGGCAAAAACATTTCATCTTGTATTGATTTTATTACAGGTCCAAGTAATAGTGCCGACATTGAATTGAACCTGATTGTTGGGGTTCATGGACCGATTAAAGCAACGTATATTCTTGTTGATGAATAA
- a CDS encoding LutB/LldF family L-lactate oxidation iron-sulfur protein translates to MAMKISDDKFFDRVDKGVNNTFMRSAVASAQERMQGKRLTATEELGNWEEWRKLGEEIRTHTLENLDYYLEQLSENVVKRGGHVFFASTKEEANEYITKVAKEKQAKKVVKSKSMVTEEIHLNSALEKAGCEVIETDLGEYILQLDDHDPPSHIVVPALHKNKEQIRDTFKEKRGYDKSEIPEELALFAREQLRQEFLSADLGITGCNFAVADSGSISLVTNEGNAGLVTALPKTQITVMGMERIVPSWEELDIMVSLLCRSSVGQKLTSYITGLTGPKDEGDVDGPEEFHLVIVDNGRSNILGTEFQSALHCIRCAACVNVCPVYRHVGGHSYGSIYAGPIGAVLSPLLGGYEDYKELPYASSLCAACTDACPVKIPLHELLIKHRRKIVEDEKKSPFGEKLAMKGFQLAASSPSLYKTGTKSASSVMAPFTKENNIQKGPGPMKPWTDVRDFPAPSKERFRDWYKKREKGGE, encoded by the coding sequence ATGGCCATGAAAATAAGTGATGATAAGTTCTTTGATCGTGTTGATAAAGGTGTAAACAATACATTTATGCGAAGCGCTGTTGCATCCGCACAAGAAAGAATGCAAGGAAAACGACTAACTGCAACAGAAGAGCTTGGTAATTGGGAAGAATGGAGAAAGCTTGGGGAAGAAATAAGAACACATACACTAGAAAATCTGGATTACTATTTAGAACAACTTAGTGAAAATGTTGTGAAACGTGGAGGTCATGTGTTTTTTGCTTCAACAAAGGAAGAAGCAAATGAGTACATTACAAAGGTAGCAAAAGAAAAGCAAGCAAAAAAAGTGGTTAAGTCAAAGTCAATGGTAACAGAGGAAATTCATTTAAACAGCGCCTTAGAAAAAGCTGGCTGTGAAGTAATTGAAACGGATTTAGGAGAATACATTCTTCAGCTTGATGATCATGATCCACCATCACATATTGTTGTACCTGCTCTTCACAAAAACAAAGAACAAATTCGTGATACGTTTAAAGAAAAACGAGGCTATGATAAATCAGAAATTCCAGAAGAACTTGCTCTTTTTGCTAGAGAACAATTAAGACAAGAATTCTTAAGTGCAGATCTTGGTATTACAGGGTGTAACTTTGCTGTTGCGGATTCTGGCTCTATTAGTCTTGTAACGAATGAAGGAAATGCGGGTCTTGTAACCGCTTTACCAAAAACGCAAATTACAGTTATGGGAATGGAGCGAATCGTTCCATCTTGGGAAGAGCTAGATATCATGGTAAGTCTACTTTGCAGAAGCTCTGTTGGACAAAAATTAACTAGTTATATTACTGGGTTAACTGGACCAAAAGATGAAGGAGACGTTGATGGACCTGAAGAATTCCATCTCGTTATCGTGGATAACGGACGGTCAAATATTTTAGGAACTGAGTTCCAAAGTGCCTTACATTGTATTCGTTGTGCAGCTTGTGTGAATGTATGCCCTGTTTATCGACATGTTGGTGGACATTCGTATGGCTCAATTTATGCAGGACCGATTGGTGCGGTATTATCTCCATTGCTAGGCGGATATGAAGATTATAAGGAGCTACCTTATGCATCATCATTATGTGCAGCCTGTACAGATGCCTGCCCTGTAAAAATACCTCTTCATGAACTCTTAATTAAACATCGTAGAAAAATTGTTGAAGATGAAAAGAAATCACCATTTGGAGAAAAGCTAGCAATGAAAGGGTTCCAACTTGCAGCGAGCTCACCAAGTCTTTATAAAACAGGAACAAAATCTGCTTCTTCCGTTATGGCACCATTTACAAAGGAAAATAACATCCAAAAAGGACCTGGACCAATGAAGCCATGGACAGATGTGCGTGATTTTCCAGCTCCAAGTAAAGAAAGATTCCGGGACTGGTATAAAAAGAGAGAAAAAGGAGGGGAATAA
- a CDS encoding response regulator transcription factor encodes MKLLIIEDDRFLSETIKETTQEMFETEQAFDGEEGLFLAEQNIFDCIILDIMMPNMNGYEVLQELRKKQITTPVIMLTAKDGIDDKIKGFKVGADDYLVKPFHREELLLRLEAIVRRSGADLKENVISFKELKMNLKNKTAYIREEHVKLNGKQFDLLEYFINNKNTILTKEQIFDRIWGFESDTSTTVVEVYASNLRKTLKKFNYDSYIKTFRGLGYMLTDSGNDHG; translated from the coding sequence ATGAAGTTACTAATTATAGAAGACGATCGTTTCTTATCTGAAACAATAAAAGAAACAACACAGGAAATGTTTGAAACAGAACAAGCCTTTGATGGTGAAGAAGGATTGTTTCTCGCAGAGCAAAACATTTTTGACTGCATTATTTTAGATATTATGATGCCAAATATGAACGGGTACGAAGTTTTACAAGAATTAAGGAAAAAGCAAATTACCACACCTGTTATTATGCTTACAGCTAAAGATGGCATAGATGATAAAATTAAGGGCTTTAAGGTTGGAGCAGATGATTACCTTGTAAAACCATTTCATCGGGAAGAGCTGCTTTTAAGATTAGAAGCTATTGTTAGAAGATCTGGCGCAGATTTAAAAGAGAATGTCATTTCCTTCAAAGAATTAAAAATGAACCTGAAAAATAAAACAGCTTATATACGTGAAGAGCATGTAAAATTAAACGGCAAACAGTTTGATTTACTTGAATACTTCATTAATAATAAGAACACGATTTTAACAAAAGAACAAATTTTCGACCGAATTTGGGGCTTTGAATCCGATACTTCAACTACAGTTGTTGAGGTGTATGCAAGCAATTTAAGAAAAACATTAAAGAAATTCAACTATGATTCGTATATTAAAACTTTTCGCGGATTAGGCTACATGCTAACCGATAGTGGTAATGATCATGGTTAA